A stretch of the Dioscorea cayenensis subsp. rotundata cultivar TDr96_F1 chromosome 4, TDr96_F1_v2_PseudoChromosome.rev07_lg8_w22 25.fasta, whole genome shotgun sequence genome encodes the following:
- the LOC120258717 gene encoding uncharacterized protein LOC120258717, which yields MGDEFSVHAPFVASNNFEIKASTIGMVQNSVQFNGLANEDAHDYLSRFLQICSTFKINGVSDDAIRLRLFPFSLRDWAYRWLTSLSQGSIKTWKDMVEKFLGRCPHHGYASRMQVQIIYNGLNYATRQLIDAAAVGSLSNKYPDEAEQLLESMVDVLTRKLDLFMGSSLRSESVMNCSTCGGGHGAPLCLIASSSIASIENVDYIGGQRNQGNPYSSTYNPE from the exons ATgggtgatgagtttagtgttcacGCACCATTCGTGGCATCcaataactttgaaattaaagcaagtacaattGGCATGGTCCAGAAttcggttcaattcaatggtcttgcaaatgaagatgcacatgactaCCTctcccggttcctccaaatttgttctacattcaagattaatggagtgtcGGACGATGCTATCCGTTTAAggctatttccattcagtttaaGAGACTGGGCAtatcgttggcttacatcattaTCTCAGGGGTCtataaaaacatggaaggatatggttgagaagttccttgggag gtgccctCATCATGGTTATGCTTCAAGGATGCAAGTACAAATCATCTACAATGGGTTAAactatgctactcgccaactcattgatgccgcgGCGGTTGgatcccttagcaacaagtatcctGATGAGGctgagcaattacttgagtctatg gttgatgtgttaacTAGAAAGCTTGATCTTTTTATGGGAAGTAGTTTGAGGTCAGAATCAGTGATGAATTGCagcacttgcggtggtgggcaTGGTGCACCCCTATGTCTGATTGCTAGCTCCTCTATTGCTTCCATAGAGAATGTTGACTACATTGGGGGACAACGAAATCAAGGGAACCCgtatagctcaacttacaatccggaGTGA